The Carnobacterium divergens genome includes a window with the following:
- a CDS encoding DUF1269 domain-containing protein, with amino-acid sequence MSNHVVIMNFDSESKSYQAFLEIKQLHLEKKIKGEQMAILEHLPNHQLEPKQFLDFNGADKNMKGGLIGMLVGVLAGPLGVLLGWFTGSVIGSMQDAKEVTEALSVFEHTVDVIHEGDTGVILIAEEEDNRYINDLVFQKLGGQIVRLNTEDVEKEVADAKKTEHDLETEAKSRWFNRKA; translated from the coding sequence ATGAGTAATCATGTTGTTATTATGAATTTTGATTCTGAAAGTAAATCGTATCAAGCCTTTTTAGAAATAAAGCAGCTACATTTGGAAAAGAAAATTAAAGGCGAACAAATGGCGATCTTAGAACACTTACCAAATCATCAATTAGAACCAAAACAATTTTTAGATTTTAATGGCGCTGATAAAAATATGAAAGGCGGACTAATCGGAATGCTCGTAGGCGTGTTAGCTGGTCCCTTAGGCGTTTTACTTGGTTGGTTTACTGGAAGTGTGATTGGTTCTATGCAGGACGCTAAGGAGGTTACAGAGGCACTTTCTGTCTTTGAACATACCGTTGACGTCATTCATGAAGGCGATACTGGAGTCATCTTAATTGCTGAAGAAGAAGACAATCGTTACATCAATGATTTAGTTTTCCAAAAATTAGGTGGTCAAATCGTACGTTTAAATACGGAAGATGTTGAAAAAGAAGTCGCTGACGCTAAAAAAACAGAACATGATTTAGAAACTGAAGCAAAAAGTCGTTGGTTTAACCGAAAAGCATAA
- a CDS encoding O-methyltransferase, with product MAKLFAAVDDYFIEKLVGQDPIVEQILANNKQHQLPPHDVSPSQGKFLYLLTKIKRAKRILEIGTLGGYSTLWFARGIEEDGEIITLEYNEKHAEVAKENLTLAGVSDKITIIVGAATDSLEKLVQDQTPAFDLIFIDADKENNPAYLDYALQLATEGTIIIGDNVVRDGAVLDSTSKDGRVQGVRAFIEDLADNTALSSTALETVGVKGYDGFTISIVEK from the coding sequence TTGGCTAAATTATTTGCAGCTGTTGATGATTATTTTATTGAAAAGTTGGTGGGGCAAGACCCAATAGTTGAACAAATTCTTGCCAATAATAAGCAACATCAATTGCCACCACACGATGTATCACCTTCACAGGGGAAATTTCTTTACCTTCTAACAAAAATAAAAAGAGCTAAACGCATTTTAGAAATAGGAACGCTTGGAGGTTACAGCACTCTTTGGTTTGCTCGAGGGATAGAAGAGGATGGAGAAATAATCACTCTTGAATATAATGAAAAACATGCGGAAGTTGCCAAAGAAAACCTAACGCTTGCTGGCGTATCTGACAAAATAACAATTATAGTCGGAGCAGCTACCGATAGTTTAGAAAAATTAGTACAAGATCAAACACCAGCTTTTGATCTAATCTTTATCGATGCGGATAAGGAAAATAACCCAGCTTATTTAGATTATGCCTTACAATTAGCTACTGAAGGAACAATTATTATCGGAGATAACGTTGTCCGAGATGGAGCGGTTCTTGATTCAACCAGTAAAGATGGACGAGTGCAGGGAGTACGCGCATTTATTGAAGATTTAGCAGACAATACGGCGCTAAGTTCTACTGCATTGGAGACCGTTGGGGTTAAAGGTTATGATGGATTTACTATAAGTATTGTTGAAAAATAA